tctgtgtctttccctttctctctgcccctcccccacccctgctcgttctctctctctctctctctctcaaaaaaaaaaaatgaacattaaaaaaattttttttaaagagaactgaTGCTCtccatcatatgtcattagggaattgaaaattaaagtaacaatgagataccactacacatctatCAGAACAGCAAAAATCCAAAACTGACAAGATCACTGCTGGCTAAGATGTGGAGcagcaggaactctcattcatcgCTGGTAGGTatacaaaatggtatagccactttggaagacacttGAGTGGTTTtgtacaaaactaaacatgctcttgttatatgacccagcaattgcactccttggtatttacccaagggagttgaaaatttatgttcccataaaaacctgcacatgaatatttatggctgctttattcacaattgccaaaaattgaaaataaccaagatgtcctttagtaggtgaatgggtaaacaaatagTGGCACAGACAgcgaaatattattcagtgttaaaaagaaatgagctatcaagccacaaaaagacatagACAACTGTGAAAacgtattactaagtgaaagatgtCACTTTGAAAAGGCTTCTtgctgtgtgattccaactatatgacattctggaaaagacaaatcTATAGAGATGGTAAAAAGatcggtggttgccagagggaaggagagggggggaTGAatgggtggagcacagaggatttttaaggcagtgaaactaaTCTGTGTGATACTGTAACACGGAATATATGACaccatacatttgtcaaaactcatagaccTGAACAACACAACGAATGGCCCCTAATGTAAACAAAAGTGTTTAGTTAGTAACAATGAAAGTATCAATATAGGTACATAAGTGATAGCAGGGGTATCATAccaatgcaagatgttaataataggggaagcTATGGTATTGGGGGGACAGAGATACATGGGAGTTCTCTCAATGTCTGCTCGGTTTTTCTGTGCACcagaaactgctctaaaaaataaagcttattagtaatttttaaaaatataaagtaaaaaagtaCTGCTCTGTCAGGGTTGTTGAAACCAGCTCATTGACAtgatttcattgtatattttagggagagggagagagagaatcttaagcaggctccacgctcagcatggagcctgacacaggactcgatctcatgaccctgagatcatgatctgagctgaaatcaagagtcagacgcctaaccgattgagccacccaggcgccccaattgccATATTCTCATGAAGCCAACCTGTCACAAGTACTCTTGTTGCATCTTCAAAAAGGTTTTTACTGAGAAGAACCTCCTAATGTGCCATTCGGTTGGTATTGGGCAAGTGCCCACTGAAGTCTCCACTGGCTTTTGTGCAGGTTTGTCTCATTTAGTTGCATTAGGAAGTGCAGATTCAGAAGATGCTGTCCCTGCTGCCTGAGGAAGGGGTGTAGTTGCAGAAGTGGGAACCAAAGCAGAGACAGCAGTTGGACTTGAGCTACAGCTACTGCTGGGGATGAACCGACTGGAACAGTAGTCACAAGATTTGGTCACTGGGTTGTAACTGGGGCTGATATTATTGCTTTGGAATttgtcatcattatcatcatgaACTTTTCCTCATCTTGATTATTTATTTGAAGGCAGTTATCataggggcatctggtggctcagttggttaaatgccctacttcaggggcgcctgagtggctcattcggttaagtgtccaacttcagctctggtcatgatctcacagttcgtgagttcgagccccgcgtcgggctctgtgttgacagctcagagcctggagcctgcttcagattctgtgtctccctctctctctcatcctcccctgctcacactctgtctctctttctctcaaaattaaataaacatttaaaaaaaaatgccctactccagctcaggtcatgatctctctgctcgtgggttcaagccctgcattgggttctgttctgacaactcagaacctggagcctgcttcagagtctgtctccatctctctgcccctcccctgctcatgctctatgtctctctctcaaatataaaataaaacatttttaaaaatgtgaaggcaGTTATCATTAAGGGGATTATCATTATTAAGGACTTTGTCTGCAGAAATTGACATTTTTCCCATTACCCAAAAATGCATGATTCACCTTCAAGGCTGTTACTACAAAGCTGCAGCCAACTCTGAAGGGTCCATTTGCGTGAACTACATTGAACTCTGGCACCAAGGCCTTGACCGAGGCTGGAGCCCACAGTTCATATCACATTCACAGAGCCAGAGTGCCCAATTCCCCATGTCACAGTGTATTATCCAGGCCTCTAGAAAGCTCTCTTCTCAGACTGACTGCTGCACACAGCCAAAATTACCTTTTAAATGACAACAGAGTCAGTATCTCttgcttcaaaaagaaaaaatgaagaagaaagtccTCCATTAGCACGTTAGTTCTCACCACCCTAAACTAAGAGAAATTTTCAGTAAAAGAAGCATAGTTCACACTGGAGAACTTaaatcatactgtatttttaaaaacaaattttatacaAATCATGCGATGACAGCTTTCAGAGGAGACTGTTTTTGACCCTGTCCCTGAATTTACAGCTGAGAGAACATGGCAACCCAGAAAACCAGGAGTGGAGGGTGACCCTGCGGGAGAAAGGGGTTCATCATGGCAGATGACCTGAAGCGATTCCTGTATAAAAAATTACCAAGTGTTGAAGGGCTCCATGCTATTGTTGTGTCAGATAGAGATGGAGTGCCAGTTATTACAGTGGCCAATGATAATGCTCCAGAGCATGCTTTGAGACCTGGTTTCTTCTCTACTTTTGCCCTGGCAACAGACCAAGGAAGCAAACTTggactttcaaaaaataaaagtatcatcTGTTACTATAACGCCTACCAGGTGGTTCAATTCAATCGTTTACCTTTGGTGGTGAGTTTCACAACCAGCAGCCATGTCAATACAGGATTCATTGTCAGCCTAGCAAAGGAACTTGCTCCATTCTTTGACGAACTGAGACAAGTTGTGGTAGCTTCTTAATCTGGCAGTGGTTTTGATGTTCACCTTATTTTCATTATAACAGACACAATATCAATTCAGCAATCTTGAGACACAACAATACTTGTATCCATATACTCAAGAAAGGGCCCCTTTCCCACCTTCCACTAAAGAAAGAGCCTATAGATATAATTTACGGACAGATTGTTATCTTTTCTTGTGTAGGGACTTTTCTTAATTTAGTGAGACCAGGGGTACCACAGAAATGGTTCAGTACATCACAGCTCCCATGGAGTGAGTTAGTGCAGTCACCAGATATGCATGAGATTCCATTCAGTGGGTCAGAATCAAAATCGTACTTTGATCCACTTGAGCCATGAAGTGCTCCCTATAATATAATATGCCCGGGCCTACAGAATGAAGCAGaccttttttttattgtgaataataatGAGGAcgtattttctttatattgttttatttctttgtattgagAGTGACAAAGATAAACTGACTTAGGAAAAGTAATAAAGTCAGTAcaatcactaaaaaaaattacaaattaaaaaataaaaacaaattttaactactaaaaaaatggttttaaaactacctttctgttttttggcaTTTAGTACCTGGCAAATAATAGCACCCAAATGTATACAATGGAGGCTTAGGGAAGAACAGATCTAATCGAGAATTTAGTTTTAGACAATCTGTGGGTCAGGTACTTGTAGATACCCACCTGGAGTTGTTGAGTAGGCAGACATTAATTTTTTATCGCATGAAAGCCATGGAACTGAATGACATTACCTaggaagtaaatatatatatatatatatatatatatatatatatatatatatatatacaaagaagtTTTCTGGGGCAGACCAACTTAGAGATTATCAAGGCAAAACCAGATCTTACAAAAGAGACTGGTAAAGAGTGGCCAATGAGACAGATGACAACCAAGAGCAAGAAGAGTCCTTGACATGGAGTAAAGAAAGTATTTCAAGAAAGAAAGGCTAATCATTTGTGTCAAAAGCTACAAAACCATTTGTGTAAGCCAAAAGGTGCTTACAGGTACGACAACATCTCAACTGAGAATTGACTTGGATTTGGCTGCAGAGAGGTCATTGGTGATATTTAACAATCAGTTcttgaggaaggaaagagacagaaacagtttGGAGTAGATTCAAGGGAGTATGGGAAAACAGGAAGGCAAGAGAATTAGTATAGACGATTGTTTTTAAGAGAATGTGATATGCTGCGAAGGGaagcagggaaatggaaaatggagCTGAAGGAGATGTAGAATCAAGTTGAGTTTGTtgtcctttgttgttgttgttgttgttgttgttgttaaatggaagagagaggggggaattGCAAACATTAAGTCTTTCAGCAGATGAGAAGTGATGAGAGTCAGTACCCCAGAGGAGGAATTGACTTCAAGACAAAGTATTACCCTTTGTGTTTAACCATAGGAGGTAATATAGGATATAGGATTACAGGTGCAGATTGGCAGGTTGGTATTTTTCTATGAAATCAGAAACAAGACCATCCATTAAgaatgaggaggagggaggggcgtctgggtggctcagtctattaagccaccgacttcagctcaggtcatgatttcgccgtcgggctctgtgctgacagcttggagcctggagcctgcttcagattctgtgtctccctttctctctgccctcccacactcatgctttgtctttctgtcaaaaattagtaaacattaaaaaaaaattttttttaagaatgaggaGGAGTTAAgggagaggagttaagatggctgAGAAGTAGGGGGGACTGGGCTTTCCCTTGCCCTCAAACACAGCTATaatgaggtcagatcacttggaacacccaggaaatcaatctgcggagtggcagaaggatcaccacaggggaagagagacagtTCGGTCAATCTGAGGCGCGTGTATGAGAATTGGAGGAAATAAAACGACATAGGCATGGAAGGGAGGgaaccccttctgtggagagacaaaagggaaagacagagagactggGGAATTGTGGTATTGACAAGATTAAAAAACCTCTCAGGACCCTGGACTGGGGAAGGAGAAATATGGACAGtgtcagtttcttttttgcaaacagcTTCAGGAGCTGAAGATTGgagttttcaaaagcaaaagtgcctcagtttctctggatGGGAGCTGCCAATGTGTGCATGTGCCTGTGGGGTAGGGAACCAGCCCCGGGGCAGTAGCAATCTCAAGGGTGCACTGGAAGAGAACAGTCCACTTCCtcgagtgctgtgggaaaagggTCCATTGTCTCCTAAGGACAAAAGAACttgcaggtgccagccaaaggcATTTTATCTGCAGGACTGAATGACGCTACCCCAGAACAGGGTCCACGTGGTGCAGGGGCCTGGAAGACttcaggttttgaatcccagctgagcaCCTGGGAGGCACAGGAGACTGTGGATCAGGACAAGCGGCCGCCCTCGCTACTCtatgagggctgcctgaacagtgtGGTTTAAGACACGCACTCCAAGGAGGAGAGACTGGgtgtcgccatttttctccccaacaaGAACAGCAATGTGAGGCTTCAGGGAACAGCACAGCAACCTCAGCTGGGTCACGAACAGCCTtcaataagtataaaaatattgagatcataccatgtatattttcagatcacaacactatgaaacttgaaatcaaccacaaaaaattttttggaaagctcccaaatacatggaggttaaagaacatcttactaaagaatgaatgggtcaaccaggaaattaaagaagaaattacaaaaatatatagaagcaagtgaaaatgaaaacacaacattccaaacactctgggatgcagcaaatgcagtcctaagaggaaaataaattgcaGTTCAGGCCTATCTCACGAAGCAAGAAAGGCCCAAATACAcaaactaaccttacacctaagggATCTggaaaggcagcagcaaagaaagcccaaagccaccagaagagaaataataaagactagagcagaaataaacaatatagaatccaaataataataatagtaataataataataataataataatgaaagaaagaaagaaaacagtagaacaaatcaatgaatataagactgttttttttttttttgaaagataaatgaaattgataaacccctagccggacttctcaaaaagaaaagagagagaacccaaatagataaaatcatgaatgcaagaagagagatcacaaccaacaccacagaaatacaaacaattattagagaatactatgaaaaattatatgccaacaaaatgggcaatctgcaagaaatggacaaattcctaccaaaactcagtgggaaaaaaatagaaaatttgaactgacctataaccagtgaagaaattgaatcggttatcaaaatctcccaacaaatatgagtcctgagccagatggcttcccaggggaattctaccagacatttaaagcagagttgatacctattcttctcaaattgttccaaaaaatagaaacagaagaaaaatttccagactcattctatgatgccagcattatctagattccaaaaccaggcaaagacctcactaaaaagacCTCTCACTACAAAGGAGACggacagaccaatttccctgatgaacatggatgcaaaaattctcaacaggatagtagcaaatcaaatataaacatatattaaaagaattattcaccatgaccaagtgggattagttcctgggctgcagagtgggttcaatatttgcaaatcaatcaatgtgatacatcacattaacagaagaaaggataagaaccagatgatcctgtcaatagatgcagaaaaagcatttgac
The DNA window shown above is from Neofelis nebulosa isolate mNeoNeb1 chromosome 5, mNeoNeb1.pri, whole genome shotgun sequence and carries:
- the LOC131511451 gene encoding ragulator complex protein LAMTOR3-like, with product MADDLKRFLYKKLPSVEGLHAIVVSDRDGVPVITVANDNAPEHALRPGFFSTFALATDQGSKLGLSKNKSIICYYNAYQVVQFNRLPLVVSFTTSSHVNTGFIVSLAKELAPFFDELRQVVVAS